From Kineosporia succinea, the proteins below share one genomic window:
- the hutI gene encoding imidazolonepropionase — translation MSHLVTGIGQLVTNDPAVGDGSALGLLDDAAVVLENERIAWVGPSAQAPATDSTTDLEGRAVVPGFVDSHSHLVFAGDRAGEFAARMTGEPYTGGGIATTMAATRAASDEDLLAHVRGLVAEMRSQGTTTVEIKGGYGLDVEQEVRALRIAAQVTSEVTYLGAHVVPPSMRDRRDDYVALVAGEMLEACRPYARWADVFCEPASAYAFDGDETRTILKACAEAGLALRVHGNQLSEGPGARIAAEFDAASVDHCTHLTEDDVAALGAAGRLVDVENPVTGTVSTLLPGVEFSTRSPYPDAQRLLDAGAVVALASDCNPGSCFTSSMPLVIALAVREMNMSPAQALWAATLGGALALRRSDVGRIRVGARADLTVLNAPSYLHLAYRPGVPLARAFEVPAS, via the coding sequence GTGAGTCACCTGGTCACCGGAATCGGCCAGCTCGTCACCAACGACCCCGCGGTCGGTGACGGTTCGGCGCTGGGTCTGCTCGACGACGCCGCGGTCGTGCTGGAGAACGAGAGGATCGCCTGGGTGGGACCTTCCGCGCAGGCTCCGGCGACCGACTCGACGACCGACCTCGAAGGTCGCGCGGTCGTACCCGGTTTCGTCGACTCGCACTCGCACTTGGTGTTCGCCGGCGACCGCGCGGGTGAGTTCGCGGCCCGGATGACCGGCGAGCCGTACACCGGCGGGGGCATCGCGACCACGATGGCCGCCACCCGGGCCGCCTCCGACGAAGACCTGCTGGCGCACGTGCGCGGCCTGGTGGCCGAAATGCGTTCGCAGGGAACCACGACGGTCGAGATCAAGGGCGGCTACGGGCTCGACGTCGAGCAGGAGGTGCGGGCCCTGCGCATCGCCGCCCAGGTGACCAGTGAGGTGACCTATCTCGGTGCGCACGTCGTCCCCCCTTCGATGCGTGACCGCCGTGACGACTACGTGGCCCTGGTGGCCGGCGAGATGCTCGAGGCCTGCCGTCCCTACGCGCGCTGGGCCGACGTGTTCTGCGAGCCCGCGAGCGCCTACGCGTTCGACGGCGACGAGACCCGCACGATCCTGAAGGCCTGTGCCGAAGCGGGTCTCGCGCTGCGGGTGCACGGCAACCAGCTCTCCGAGGGGCCGGGGGCGCGGATCGCGGCGGAGTTCGACGCGGCGAGCGTCGACCACTGCACCCACCTCACTGAGGACGACGTGGCCGCCCTGGGCGCGGCCGGTCGCCTCGTGGACGTGGAGAACCCGGTCACCGGAACGGTTTCCACGTTGCTGCCGGGTGTCGAGTTCTCCACCCGCTCGCCCTACCCGGACGCCCAGCGACTGCTCGACGCCGGGGCCGTGGTGGCGCTGGCCAGTGACTGCAACCCGGGCAGCTGCTTCACCTCGTCGATGCCGCTGGTGATCGCGCTGGCCGTGCGGGAGATGAACATGAGCCCGGCGCAGGCACTCTGGGCCGCGACGCTCGGCGGGGCCCTGGCCCTGCGGCGCAGCGACGTGGGCCGGATCCGGGTGGGTGCCCGGGCCGACCTGACCGTGCTGAACGCTCCGTCGTACCTGCACCTGGCCTACCGGCCGGGGGTGCCGCTGGCCCGGGCGTTCGAGGTCCCGGCCTCCTAG
- a CDS encoding GNAT family N-acetyltransferase — protein MSSPDNPGVTVRILREEDAEPLARAVSANRAFLQPWEPIRDESYFTTLGQSRLIDDALLLYAGGVLLPCVILVRGELVGRININNIVRGALQSGDVGYWVAESHGGRGVATAAVTGMLKIAFDSFNLHRIAASTMVSNVRSQRVLAKTGFERIGLAPDFLYINGAWSDSILFQKINPDYYG, from the coding sequence GTGAGCTCACCCGACAACCCCGGAGTCACGGTACGGATCCTGCGCGAGGAAGACGCCGAGCCGCTCGCCCGGGCGGTCTCGGCGAACCGCGCCTTTCTGCAGCCGTGGGAACCGATCCGCGACGAGTCGTACTTCACCACGCTCGGTCAGAGCCGCCTGATCGACGACGCGCTGCTGCTCTACGCGGGCGGCGTGCTGCTGCCCTGCGTCATCCTCGTGCGGGGCGAGCTGGTCGGGCGCATCAACATCAACAACATCGTGCGCGGCGCCCTGCAGTCCGGTGACGTCGGCTACTGGGTGGCCGAGTCGCACGGCGGCCGCGGGGTGGCCACGGCCGCCGTCACCGGCATGCTGAAGATCGCCTTCGACAGCTTCAACCTGCACCGCATCGCCGCCAGCACGATGGTCAGCAACGTGCGCTCGCAGCGGGTGCTGGCCAAGACCGGGTTCGAGCGCATCGGCCTGGCCCCGGACTTCCTCTACATCAACGGCGCCTGGTCCGACTCGATCCTGTTCCAGAAGATCAACCCGGACTACTACGGCTGA
- a CDS encoding Gfo/Idh/MocA family oxidoreductase codes for MTDDVKIGLAGFGFGGKYFHAPLIASAPGVEFAGVVTKSPERQAEVAELYPGVPTFASLADLKAAGAQAVAISTPADTHIPLVHEAIELGLSVVSDKPFALKREDALGAVEAAEKAGVKLSVYQNRRWDSDLLTVKKLVETGELGSVHRFQSRFERFEPTTRPPAAGGGILHDFGSHLVDQALYLFGPAASVYAEQNGELDFFVAIKHVNGVSSHLIGSWLEGAPGPRYRVTGSSGSFVLEKPMEGQEHQLLQGLNPQTAGDAWGVEPESDWGRLYRADEPTAVPTERGSWDTYYPAFAAAVRGEGPVPVDPRDAVASTEVLDAARTSAATGQVVTL; via the coding sequence GTGACGGACGACGTGAAGATTGGCCTGGCCGGTTTCGGATTCGGCGGGAAGTACTTCCACGCCCCGCTGATCGCCTCCGCGCCGGGCGTGGAGTTCGCCGGTGTGGTGACGAAGTCTCCCGAGCGGCAGGCGGAGGTGGCGGAGCTCTACCCGGGCGTCCCCACGTTCGCCTCGCTGGCCGACCTCAAGGCGGCGGGTGCGCAGGCGGTCGCGATCTCGACCCCGGCCGACACCCACATCCCCCTGGTGCACGAGGCGATCGAGCTGGGGCTCTCGGTGGTCTCCGACAAGCCCTTCGCGCTCAAGAGAGAAGACGCGCTGGGCGCGGTGGAGGCCGCGGAGAAGGCGGGCGTGAAGCTCTCCGTCTACCAGAACCGCCGCTGGGACTCCGACCTGCTCACGGTCAAGAAGCTGGTCGAGACGGGTGAACTCGGCAGCGTGCACCGGTTCCAGTCCCGGTTCGAGCGCTTCGAGCCGACCACCAGGCCCCCGGCGGCCGGCGGTGGCATCCTGCACGACTTCGGCAGTCACCTGGTCGACCAGGCCCTCTACCTGTTCGGCCCGGCGGCCTCGGTGTACGCCGAGCAGAACGGCGAACTCGACTTCTTCGTCGCGATCAAGCACGTCAACGGCGTCAGCTCGCACCTCATCGGCAGCTGGCTCGAGGGAGCTCCCGGTCCGCGCTACCGGGTCACGGGTTCTTCCGGCTCGTTCGTGCTCGAGAAGCCCATGGAGGGCCAGGAGCACCAGCTGCTGCAGGGCCTCAACCCCCAGACCGCCGGTGACGCCTGGGGCGTGGAGCCGGAGTCGGACTGGGGCAGGCTCTACCGCGCCGACGAGCCGACCGCCGTGCCCACCGAACGGGGCAGCTGGGACACCTACTACCCGGCCTTCGCCGCCGCCGTGCGCGGAGAGGGCCCCGTGCCGGTCGACCCGCGCGACGCCGTCGCCTCCACCGAGGTTCTCGACGCGGCCCGCACCAGCGCCGCGACCGGGCAGGTCGTAACGCTCTGA
- a CDS encoding ABC transporter ATP-binding protein, protein MSEAAAGLKAAAADRALLRRVVALFRPYRRRVTYVALLILVTAGLGVANPLLIREIFDKALFVSGGPDLPLLFTLSAIMVAVPAASSALGVVQAYQTNFVGQQIMRDLRGKLFSHLQSLSLRFFTGTRTGEIQSRLQNDVGGLQTVITDTASTLLSNSVILISTLIAMFVLSWQLTLLSLVMLPLFVWLTGRVGRIRRDITGRTQTALAEMSAITQESLSVSGVLLSKVFGRQDRDADRYHRQNEKLADLQVRQQIVGRAFFAVVSTFFSITPVLVYLVAGLQLSNGSGPSAGTIIAFTTLQSRLFMPIGQVLQTSTEVSSSLALFSRVFGYLDLRAEIVEPERPVRLDPVDVKGEIQLDDVWFSYIEDEPVSPSPAIPHDDASSLGNAASHNGATPHGRTTSPSSAASPSSAASHDHAVSHDHAVSHDHAASHDRATSHDRAASHDPATSHDHAASHDRVTSHNGATSHNGATSLDRATSGGPGDPMFPIETATVPSSPDGAVTDTSGTRRWALRGLDLTVLPGQLAAVVGASGAGKTTLSYLIPRLYDVTSGAVRLDGHDVRTLSLDSLAGAIGMVTQETYLFHATVRDNLAYARPEATDDEIEAAARAAFIHDRILELEHGYDTVVGERGYRLSGGEKQRLAIARVLLKDPRVLLLDEATSALDTVSERRVQAALEPLMAGRTTIAIAHRLSTIRSADVIFVMDAGRVVEKGSHETLLELGGAYAALYEQQYGGGLVEARTADGFQLTDGRVLGTGDSAV, encoded by the coding sequence GTGTCCGAGGCGGCCGCGGGGCTGAAGGCCGCGGCGGCCGACCGCGCGCTGCTGCGACGGGTGGTGGCACTGTTCCGTCCCTACCGGCGGCGGGTCACCTATGTGGCGCTGCTGATCCTGGTCACGGCCGGGCTCGGGGTGGCGAATCCGCTGCTGATCCGCGAGATCTTCGACAAGGCGCTGTTCGTCAGCGGTGGGCCCGACCTGCCGTTGCTGTTCACGCTGAGCGCGATCATGGTCGCGGTGCCGGCGGCGTCGAGCGCCCTCGGGGTGGTGCAGGCCTACCAGACCAATTTCGTCGGCCAGCAGATCATGCGTGACCTGCGCGGAAAGCTGTTCAGCCACCTGCAGAGCCTGTCGCTGCGGTTCTTCACGGGCACGCGCACGGGCGAGATCCAGAGCCGGCTCCAGAACGACGTGGGCGGCCTGCAGACCGTCATCACCGACACCGCCAGCACTCTGCTGAGCAACAGCGTCATCCTGATCTCCACGCTGATCGCGATGTTCGTACTGAGCTGGCAGCTCACGCTGCTGTCGCTGGTCATGCTGCCGCTGTTCGTCTGGCTCACCGGCCGGGTGGGGCGCATCCGCCGTGACATCACCGGCCGCACCCAGACGGCCCTGGCCGAGATGAGCGCGATCACCCAGGAGTCGCTGTCGGTCTCCGGGGTCCTGCTGTCCAAGGTGTTCGGCCGGCAGGACCGCGACGCCGACCGCTACCACCGCCAGAACGAGAAGCTCGCCGACCTGCAGGTGCGGCAGCAGATCGTGGGCCGGGCGTTCTTCGCGGTGGTCTCCACGTTCTTCTCGATCACGCCGGTGCTGGTGTATCTGGTGGCCGGGCTGCAGCTGTCCAACGGCAGTGGGCCGAGCGCGGGCACGATCATCGCCTTCACCACGCTGCAGTCGCGGCTGTTCATGCCGATCGGCCAGGTGCTGCAGACCAGCACCGAGGTGTCGAGCAGCCTGGCCCTGTTCTCGCGGGTGTTCGGCTACCTCGACCTGCGGGCGGAGATCGTCGAGCCGGAACGTCCGGTGCGCCTCGACCCCGTCGACGTGAAGGGCGAGATCCAACTCGACGACGTGTGGTTCAGCTACATCGAAGACGAGCCCGTTTCCCCCTCGCCCGCCATCCCGCACGACGACGCCAGCTCCCTCGGCAACGCCGCCTCGCACAACGGCGCCACCCCGCACGGCCGCACGACTTCCCCCAGCAGCGCTGCCTCCCCCAGCAGCGCTGCCTCCCACGACCACGCTGTCTCCCACGACCACGCTGTCTCCCACGACCACGCTGCCTCCCACGACCGCGCCACTTCTCACGACCGCGCTGCCTCCCACGACCCCGCCACTTCTCACGACCACGCTGCCTCCCACGACCGCGTTACTTCTCACAACGGCGCCACCTCCCACAACGGCGCCACCTCGCTCGACCGCGCCACCTCTGGGGGCCCGGGCGACCCGATGTTCCCCATCGAGACCGCCACGGTGCCCTCCTCCCCCGACGGCGCCGTGACCGACACCTCCGGCACCCGGCGCTGGGCCCTGCGCGGGCTCGACCTCACGGTGCTGCCGGGGCAACTCGCGGCGGTGGTCGGGGCCAGCGGAGCGGGCAAGACCACGCTGAGCTACCTGATCCCACGGTTGTACGACGTCACTTCGGGCGCGGTACGGCTCGACGGCCACGACGTACGCACGCTGTCGCTCGACTCGCTGGCCGGGGCGATCGGCATGGTCACCCAGGAGACGTACCTCTTCCACGCCACGGTGCGCGACAACCTGGCCTATGCCCGTCCCGAGGCCACCGACGACGAGATCGAGGCCGCGGCCCGGGCCGCGTTCATCCACGACCGCATCCTCGAACTGGAACACGGCTACGACACGGTGGTGGGTGAGCGGGGATACCGGCTGTCCGGGGGCGAGAAACAGCGGCTGGCCATTGCCCGGGTCCTGCTGAAAGACCCTCGCGTGCTCCTGCTCGACGAGGCCACCAGCGCCCTCGACACGGTCAGCGAGCGCCGGGTGCAGGCCGCCCTCGAACCCCTGATGGCGGGCCGCACCACGATCGCGATCGCGCACCGGCTGAGCACGATCCGCTCGGCCGACGTCATCTTCGTGATGGACGCCGGCCGCGTCGTCGAGAAGGGCAGCCACGAAACCCTTCTCGAGCTCGGTGGGGCCTACGCCGCACTGTACGAGCAGCAGTACGGCGGCGGCCTGGTCGAGGCCCGCACCGCCGACGGGTTCCAGCTCACCGACGGAAGGGTTCTGGGCACGGGCGACTCCGCGGTTTAA
- a CDS encoding aromatic ring-hydroxylating oxygenase subunit alpha, which yields MTSVSLPPSLVATLPGNIYADPAVFALEQEKIFERMWFAVARSAELAGAGAFVTKQVGRENVLVVRGRDQKLRAFLNVCRHRGARLCSEESGALRRNIQCMYHAWTYGLDGKLVAAPNLTKMQDIDRGEYGLIEVALREWLGYAWVCLADEPPSFETDVIAAADERLGGEGLIGGWQVDDLSVGRRITYDVKANWKLIIENFMECYHCATIHPELTEMLPEFAGGYAAQAFVGHGAEFREDASAFTIDGSGGHERIPGVDEDHDRRYYAITVRPQVFINLVPDHVIFHRMFPIAVDRTIVECDWLYLPGVVESGADLTRSVELFDRVNRQDFEACEVTQPGMSSRAYRAGGVLVPSEHHISEFHEWVQERLAG from the coding sequence ATGACCAGTGTCAGTCTGCCACCGAGCCTCGTGGCGACGCTGCCCGGCAACATCTACGCCGATCCCGCCGTCTTCGCGCTGGAGCAGGAGAAGATCTTCGAGCGGATGTGGTTCGCGGTCGCGCGGTCCGCCGAGCTCGCCGGCGCCGGAGCGTTCGTCACCAAGCAGGTCGGCCGCGAGAACGTGCTGGTCGTGCGGGGGCGCGACCAGAAGCTGAGGGCCTTCCTCAATGTCTGCCGTCACCGTGGGGCCCGGCTGTGCTCGGAGGAGTCCGGGGCGCTGCGCCGCAACATCCAGTGCATGTACCACGCCTGGACCTACGGCCTCGACGGCAAGCTCGTGGCCGCCCCGAACCTGACCAAGATGCAGGACATCGACCGCGGCGAGTACGGCCTGATCGAGGTGGCCCTGCGCGAGTGGCTGGGCTACGCCTGGGTCTGCCTGGCCGACGAGCCCCCGTCGTTCGAGACCGACGTGATCGCCGCCGCCGACGAGAGGCTCGGCGGTGAAGGGCTGATCGGGGGCTGGCAGGTGGACGACCTGTCCGTCGGCCGTCGCATCACCTACGACGTGAAGGCCAACTGGAAGCTCATCATCGAGAACTTCATGGAGTGCTACCACTGCGCCACGATCCACCCCGAGCTCACCGAGATGCTGCCCGAGTTCGCCGGGGGCTACGCGGCCCAGGCGTTCGTGGGGCACGGCGCCGAGTTCCGGGAAGACGCCTCGGCCTTCACCATCGACGGCTCCGGCGGCCACGAACGCATTCCGGGCGTCGACGAAGACCACGACCGCCGCTACTACGCCATCACCGTGCGCCCCCAGGTCTTCATCAATCTGGTGCCCGACCACGTCATCTTCCACCGGATGTTCCCGATCGCCGTCGACCGCACGATCGTCGAGTGCGACTGGCTCTACCTGCCGGGCGTGGTCGAGTCGGGGGCCGACCTCACCCGCTCGGTGGAGCTTTTCGACCGGGTGAACCGCCAGGACTTCGAGGCCTGCGAGGTCACGCAGCCGGGCATGTCGTCGCGCGCGTACCGGGCCGGCGGGGTGCTGGTGCCGAGCGAGCACCACATCTCGGAGTTCCACGAGTGGGTGCAGGAGCGCCTCGCCGGTTGA
- a CDS encoding NAD(P)/FAD-dependent oxidoreductase, producing MSSPDSSSAVERKAMTTEHPSPAVVAVVGTGLAGLSSARALRELGFTGRIVLIGDEKHEPYDRPPLSKAFLAGEWDPSKIALGLPTDAGLDLDWQLGRRAVGLRADGAGPGWLVELEGGDSVRADGVVIATGARARSLPGVKLDGVHTLRTLDDALALKAELVPGARLVIVGGGFIGAEIASTAVTLGVDVTLVEVAPVLLAGPLGAEAGAALSRLHASHGVGVLAGVGVSALGEGSPGRVGSVSLADGRSLLADVVVVGIGSEPNVEWLGGSGLELDGGVLTDEAGRTSLDGVVATGDCTAMHHPFAGKIMRQEHWTHAAQHPAQAVAALIGVPAPAVAPAMRVPYVWSEQYGKHFQFAGHHQPGDAVEVVDGDLDGEAFTVVYRRDGEPVGVFGVGQPKVFGRWRRELAKRLA from the coding sequence GTGAGCAGTCCTGATTCGTCCTCGGCCGTGGAGCGGAAAGCGATGACAACCGAGCACCCCTCGCCGGCGGTGGTTGCCGTGGTCGGAACCGGCCTGGCCGGTCTGTCCTCGGCGCGGGCCCTGCGTGAGCTGGGGTTCACCGGCCGGATCGTGCTGATCGGAGACGAGAAGCACGAGCCCTACGACCGGCCGCCGCTGTCGAAGGCGTTCCTGGCCGGGGAGTGGGACCCGTCGAAGATCGCGCTCGGGCTGCCCACCGACGCCGGGCTGGATCTGGACTGGCAGCTGGGGCGGCGGGCGGTCGGGTTGCGGGCCGACGGCGCGGGTCCGGGCTGGCTGGTCGAGCTCGAGGGCGGTGACAGTGTGCGGGCCGACGGCGTGGTGATCGCGACCGGAGCACGCGCACGCTCGCTGCCGGGGGTGAAGCTCGACGGGGTGCACACTCTGCGCACTCTCGACGATGCGCTGGCGCTGAAGGCCGAGCTGGTGCCCGGAGCCCGGCTGGTGATCGTGGGCGGCGGGTTCATCGGGGCCGAGATTGCCTCCACGGCAGTCACTCTCGGGGTCGACGTGACGCTGGTCGAGGTGGCGCCGGTGCTGCTGGCGGGGCCCTTGGGGGCCGAGGCGGGGGCGGCCCTGAGCCGGCTGCACGCCTCGCACGGCGTCGGGGTGCTCGCCGGGGTGGGGGTTTCGGCGCTCGGCGAGGGCTCACCCGGTCGGGTCGGGTCGGTCTCGCTGGCCGACGGGCGTTCACTGCTTGCGGACGTGGTGGTCGTCGGCATCGGTTCGGAACCGAATGTCGAGTGGCTGGGTGGGTCGGGCCTGGAGCTCGACGGGGGTGTGCTCACGGACGAGGCCGGCCGCACCTCGCTGGACGGGGTCGTGGCCACCGGCGACTGCACGGCCATGCACCATCCCTTCGCGGGAAAGATCATGCGGCAGGAGCATTGGACCCATGCGGCGCAACATCCGGCCCAGGCGGTGGCGGCGCTGATCGGTGTGCCGGCCCCGGCCGTCGCCCCGGCGATGCGGGTGCCGTACGTCTGGTCGGAGCAGTACGGCAAGCATTTCCAGTTCGCCGGGCACCATCAGCCTGGCGATGCGGTGGAGGTGGTGGACGGCGATCTCGACGGCGAGGCGTTCACCGTCGTCTACCGCCGTGACGGGGAGCCGGTCGGCGTGTTCGGCGTCGGTCAGCCCAAGGTGTTCGGCCGGTGGCGGCGAGAGCTGGCGAAGCGTCTCGCCTGA
- a CDS encoding bifunctional 3-phenylpropionate/cinnamic acid dioxygenase ferredoxin subunit: MIRVCAVGDVPEGEALRVEQGPDGVPLAVFNVGGRHYAVDDTCTHQDASLADGYVEEADCAVECPLHASCFDLRTGMPSGPPARVPVRTHAVLIENGEVFVALRPADSVSASLA; encoded by the coding sequence GTGATTCGGGTCTGTGCGGTCGGGGATGTCCCCGAGGGTGAGGCACTGCGGGTCGAGCAGGGGCCCGACGGTGTTCCGTTAGCGGTGTTCAACGTGGGCGGGCGGCACTACGCCGTCGACGACACCTGCACCCATCAAGACGCGTCGCTCGCCGACGGGTACGTCGAGGAGGCGGACTGCGCGGTCGAGTGTCCGCTGCACGCCAGCTGCTTCGATCTGCGCACCGGGATGCCGAGCGGTCCGCCCGCGCGGGTGCCGGTGCGCACGCACGCCGTGCTGATCGAGAACGGTGAGGTGTTCGTGGCGCTGAGGCCGGCCGACTCGGTGTCCGCCTCCCTCGCCTAG
- a CDS encoding IclR family transcriptional regulator — MAETTRAGGDASQVQSVDRALMVLDLLARRGELGVTELATELAVHKSTAFRLVTALERRDLVQQVGDRGKYRLGLGVLRLAAATTGRLEVSREGREVCERLAHELGETVNIAIMDDDSAVNVLQEYGNASVMTRNWIGRRTPLHATSSGKVLLAFADGSVRKHFLSMPLEPLTENTLSDPDELLTELVEVTGRGWASTYEELEIGLTAVAAPVRDGSGQVIAAVSASGPSFRLTRDRFEPVAARLVDGAAEISSRLGYFGA, encoded by the coding sequence ATGGCGGAGACGACCCGCGCCGGAGGCGACGCCTCACAGGTGCAGTCCGTCGACCGGGCACTCATGGTGCTGGACCTGCTCGCCCGGCGGGGCGAGCTGGGGGTGACCGAACTCGCCACCGAACTCGCCGTGCACAAGTCCACGGCCTTCCGGCTCGTCACCGCGCTGGAACGCCGCGACCTGGTGCAGCAGGTCGGCGATCGCGGCAAGTACCGCCTCGGCCTGGGTGTCCTGCGTCTGGCGGCGGCCACCACGGGCCGGCTCGAGGTCAGCCGGGAGGGCCGCGAGGTGTGCGAGCGCCTGGCCCACGAGCTGGGCGAGACCGTCAACATCGCGATCATGGACGACGACAGCGCCGTCAACGTGCTGCAGGAGTACGGCAACGCGTCGGTGATGACCCGCAACTGGATCGGGCGGCGCACCCCGCTGCACGCCACCTCGAGCGGCAAGGTGCTGCTGGCCTTCGCCGACGGGTCGGTGCGCAAGCACTTCCTGTCGATGCCGCTCGAGCCGCTCACCGAGAACACCCTCAGCGACCCGGACGAGCTGCTCACCGAACTGGTCGAGGTGACCGGCCGGGGCTGGGCCTCGACCTACGAGGAACTCGAGATCGGCCTGACCGCGGTGGCCGCCCCGGTGCGGGACGGCAGTGGTCAGGTGATCGCGGCCGTGAGTGCGTCGGGGCCGTCGTTCCGGCTGACCCGCGACCGGTTCGAGCCGGTGGCCGCCCGGCTCGTCGACGGCGCGGCCGAGATCAGCTCACGCCTGGGGTATTTCGGCGCGTAG
- a CDS encoding DUF805 domain-containing protein, translating into MSFSEAVNTVLKQKYATFSGRARRSEYWFFTLASILISIVATIILVVGLVAGQDAPAIAVIGGIIYAVISLGMFIPSLAVFVRRLHDTGRTGWWILLGIVPFGSLVLLVFTVLDSEPGSNAYGPSPKGLDAGYGQPGYAQA; encoded by the coding sequence GTGTCGTTTTCAGAGGCCGTCAACACGGTTCTCAAGCAGAAGTACGCCACGTTCTCAGGCCGCGCACGGCGCTCGGAGTACTGGTTCTTCACCCTGGCCTCGATTCTGATCAGCATCGTCGCCACGATCATCCTGGTGGTCGGTCTGGTCGCCGGGCAGGACGCCCCGGCGATCGCCGTCATCGGCGGAATCATCTACGCCGTCATCTCGCTCGGGATGTTCATCCCCAGCCTGGCCGTGTTCGTCCGCCGGCTCCACGACACCGGCCGCACCGGCTGGTGGATCCTGCTCGGCATCGTGCCTTTCGGCAGCCTGGTGCTGCTCGTGTTCACCGTTCTCGACAGTGAGCCCGGCAGCAACGCGTACGGCCCGAGCCCCAAGGGTCTCGACGCCGGCTACGGCCAGCCGGGCTACGCCCAGGCCTGA
- a CDS encoding DUF805 domain-containing protein, producing the protein MSFAEAVTIVLRHKYATFSGRARRCEYWWFYLAELLAIGVVWIVLGLIAYLTEGSEAVGGIAGLAILVIYLALLVPSTAVLVRRLHDTGRTGWWFWISLLPFGVLVLLVFLVLDSEPGSNRYGPNPKGVEGGEVRPGAGW; encoded by the coding sequence GTGTCTTTCGCAGAAGCCGTCACCATCGTTCTCCGGCACAAGTACGCCACGTTCTCGGGCCGGGCCCGGCGGTGCGAGTACTGGTGGTTCTACCTCGCCGAACTGCTGGCGATCGGGGTGGTCTGGATCGTGCTGGGCCTCATCGCCTACCTCACCGAGGGGAGCGAGGCGGTCGGGGGGATCGCCGGGCTCGCGATCCTGGTCATCTACCTCGCGCTGCTGGTGCCCAGCACCGCGGTTCTGGTGCGGCGGCTGCACGACACCGGGCGCACCGGCTGGTGGTTCTGGATCAGCCTGCTCCCGTTCGGTGTCCTGGTGCTGCTCGTCTTCCTGGTGCTCGACAGTGAGCCGGGCAGCAACCGCTACGGCCCGAACCCGAAGGGCGTCGAGGGTGGTGAGGTGCGGCCAGGGGCCGGCTGGTGA